Proteins from a genomic interval of Zingiber officinale cultivar Zhangliang chromosome 1B, Zo_v1.1, whole genome shotgun sequence:
- the LOC122049437 gene encoding ABC transporter G family member 25-like, whose amino-acid sequence MPSDREREPSGVDVARMDSVLSRSCFPLTLQFIDISYRVKLDPLAATGGKGFKCMLTTGGSGGISASDEKVIINGVSGMVSPGELLAVLGPSGSGKSTLLSVLAGRMQGKHSGAVLVNGRRLARPALRRIGFVAQDDVLYPHLTVRETLLFCAMLRLPRTLAKAEKAAAVEEVLAELGLCKCADTAVGGTFVRGISGGERKRVCIGHEMLVNPSLLVLDEPTSGLDSTAANRLVATLCRLARKGRTVVTSIHQPASRVYQMFDSVLLLSEGNCLYFGKAKDAMDYFATVGFPPNFHVNPADFMLDLANGDGQTEYPGDAEKSTVKQSLISSYSQVLAPKVNGRLTGVTGDANQSGRELFPEKEKRDRSRVSWFSQFSVLLRRSLKERRHESFNSLRVFQVMLAAVLSGSMWWRSSLGDVQDRLGLLFFVTIFWGVFASFNSVFTFPQERAVFLKERASGMYSLSSYFMARTAGDLPMELVLPTVFTFILYWMAGLRTEPGAFLLTLAVILGYVLVAQGLGLALGAAIMDAKQASTISTVTMLAFLLTGGFYVQHIPNCLEWIKYVSFTFYCYRLLINIQYSGKEMDYFLGSSTHYGTRIDSSVCIVALAVMLVGYRALAYIALRRIKVA is encoded by the exons ATGCCTTCTGATCGAGAACGTGAACCAAGTGGAGTCGACGTCGCAAGAATGGACTCTGTTCTCTCTCGCTCTTGCTTCCCTCTTACTCTCCAA TTTATTGATATATCGTACCGTGTCAAGCTCGATCCTCTGGCGGCCACCGGCGGCAAAGGATTCAAGTGCATGTTAACTACAGGCGGCAGCGGAGGAATCTCTGCTTCTGATGAGAAAGTTATAATTAACGGCGTGAGCGGCATGGTGTCTCCCGGCGAGTTGCTTGCTGTTCTCGGTCCCTCCGGGAGCGGAAAATCCACTCTTTTGAGCGTCCTCGCTGGACGGATGCAGGGGAAGCACTCCGGCGCGGTGCTTGTCAACGGTCGTCGGCTTGCGCGGCCGGCCCTGCGGCGGATTGGTTTCGTGGCGCAGGACGACGTGCTGTACCCGCATTTGACGGTGCGGGAGACGCTGCTCTTCTGCGCGATGCTGCGGCTCCCGCGGACGCTGGCGAAGGCCGAGAAGGCGGCGGCGGTGGAGGAGGTGTTGGCGGAGCTGGGACTGTGCAAGTGCGCCGACACGGCCGTGGGCGGGACCTTCGTGCGGGGGATCTCCGGCGGGGAGCGGAAGAGAGTCTGCATCGGGCACGAGATGCTGGTAAATCCGAGCCTGCTGGTGCTCGACGAGCCCACCTCGGGACTCGACTCCACGGCGGCCAACCGGCTGGTGGCCACCCTCTGCAGGCTGGCCAGGAAGGGGAGGACGGTGGTAACGTCGATCCACCAACCGGCGAGCCGCGTCTACCAGATGTTCGACTCGGTGCTCCTCCTCTCCGAGGGCAATTGCTTGTACTTCGGCAAGGCCAAAGATGCCATGGACTACTTCGCCACCGTCGGCTTTCCTCCAAATTTCCACGTCAACCCCGCCGATTTCATGCTCGATTTGGCCAACG GGGACGGTCAAACAGAGTACCCAGGAGACGCCGAAAAGTCAACAGTCAAGCAATCTCTTATCTCATCCTACAGCCAAGTGTTGGCGCCTAAAGTCAACGGAAGGTTGACCGGCGTGACTGGAGATGCAAACCAGAGCG GTAGAGAATTGTTCccggagaaggagaagagagacagGAGCAGAGTCAGCTGGTTCAGCCAGTTCTCCGTCCTCTTGCGCCGGAGCCTCAAGGAGCGACGCCACGAGTCGTTTAACTCTCTCCGAGTCTTCCAGGTCATGCTGGCGGCTGTGCTCTCCGGCTCGATGTGGTGGCGCTCGAGCCTCGGGGACGTTCAGGACCGCCTCGGCCTCCTCTTCTTCGTCACCATCTTCTGGGGCGTCTTCGCCTCCTTCAACTCGGTCTTCACTTTCCCGCAGGAGCGCGCCGTCTTCCTCAAGGAACGCGCGTCAGGAATGTACAGCCTCTCCTCCTACTTCATGGCGCGCACCGCCGGCGACCTGCCCATGGAGCTCGTCCTCCCCACCGTCTTCACCTTTATCCTGTACTGGATGGCCGGGCTGCGGACGGAGCCGGGGGCGTTCCTTCTGACGCTCGCCGTCATCCTCGGCTACGTGCTGGTGGCGCAGGGGCTGGGGCTGGCGTTGGGGGCGGCCATCATGGACGCCAAGCAGGCCTCGACGATATCGACGGTCACGATGCTGGCGTTCCTGCTGACCGGCGGCTTCTACGTGCAGCACATACCCAACTGCCTGGAGTGGATCAAGTACGTCTCCTTCACCTTCTACTGCTACAGACTCCTCATCAACATCCAGTACAGCGGCAAAGAAATGGACTACTTCCTCGGATCGTCGACGCACTACGGAACGAGAATCGATTCCTCGGTCTGCATCGTGGCACTGGCCGTCATGCTCGTCGGGTACAGAGCCTTGGCCTACATAGCTCTCCGGCGCATCAAGGTCGCTTGA